The following coding sequences lie in one Globicephala melas chromosome 15, mGloMel1.2, whole genome shotgun sequence genomic window:
- the NELFCD gene encoding negative elongation factor C/D isoform X5: protein MAGAAPGAIMDEDYFGSAAEWGDEADGGQQEEDYGEGEDDAEVQQECLHKFSTRDYIMEPSIFNTLKRYFQAGGSPENVIQLLSENYTAVAQTVNLLAEWLIQTGVEPVQVQETVENHLKSLLIKHFDPRKADSIFTEEGETPAWLEQMIAHTTWRDLFYKLAEAHPDCLMLNFTVKLISDAGYQGEITSVSTACQQLEVFSRVLRTSLATILDGGEENLEKNLPEFAKMVCHGEHTYLFAQALMSVLAQEEQGGSAVRRAAQEVQRFAQERGHDASQITLALGTAASYPRACQALGAMLSKGALNPADITVLFKMFTSMDPPPVELIRVPAFLDLFMQSLFKPGARINQDHKHKYIHILAYAASVVETWKKNKRVSINKDELKSTSKAVETVHNLCCNENKGASELVAELSTLYQCIRFPVVAMGVLKWVDWTVSEPRYFQLQTDHTPVHLALLDEVLQLLVKLFETEHSQLDVMEQLELKKTLLDRMVHLLSRGYVLPVVSYIRKCLEKLDTDISLIRHFVTEVLDVIAPPYTSDFVQLFLPILENDSIAGTIKTEGEHDPVTEFIAHCKSNFILVN, encoded by the exons ATGGCGGGGGCCGCGCCGGGCGCCATCATGGACGAGGACTACTTCGGGAGCGCGGCCGAGTGGGGCGACGAGGCGGACGGCGGCCAG CAGGAGGAGGATTATGGAGAGGGAGAAGATGATGCCGAGGTCCAGCAAGAGTGCCTACATAAATTTTCTACCCGGGATTATATAATGGAACCCTCCATCTTTAACACTCTAAAGAG gtattttcagGCGGGAGGGTCTCCAGAGAACGTTATCCAGCTCTTGTCAGAGAACTACACTGCTGTGGCCCAGACCGTCAACCTGCTGGCCGAGTGGCTCATTCAGACAG GTGTTGAACCAGTGCAGGTTCAGGAAACTGTGGAAAATCATCTGAAGAGTTTACTGATCAAACATTTCGACCCCCGCAAAGCAGATTCTATCTTTACTGAAGAAGGAGAG ACCCCCGCTTGGCTTGAACAAATGATTGCACATACCACGTGGAGAGACCTTTTCTACAAACTGGCTGAAGCCCACCCAGACTGTTTGATGCTCAACTTCACTGTTAAG CTTATCTCCGACGCAGGGTACCAAGGGGAGATCACCAGCGTGTCCACGGCCTGCCAGCAGCTGGAGGTGTTTTCTAGAGTGCTTCGTACCTCTCTAGCTACGATTTTGGACGGAGGCGAAGAAAACCTCGAAAAAAATCTCCCCGAGTTTGCT AAGATGGTGTGTCACGGGGAGCACACGTATCTGTTCGCCCAGGCCCTGATGTCCGTGCTGGCCCAGGAGGAGCAGGGGGGCTCGGCCGTGCGCAGGGCCGCACAGGAGGTCCAGCGCTTCGCCCAGGAGAG AGGCCATGACGCCAGTCAGATCACGCTCGCACTGGGCACAGCTGCCTCCTACCCCCGGGCGTGTCAGGCCCTTGGGGCTATGTTGTCCAAGGGAGCCCTGAATCCGGCCGACATCACAGTCCTGTTCAAGATGTTTACAAGCATGGACCCGCCTCCTGTTGAACTC ATCCGGGTGCCAGCTTTCCTGGACCTGTTCATGCAGTCACTCTTTAAACCAGGGGCCAGGATCAACCAGGACCACAAGCATAAGTACATCCACATCTTAGCATATGCAGCGAGCGTGGTGGAGACCTGGAAGAAG AACAAGCGAGTCAGCATCAATAAAGACGAGCTGAAGTCAACATCGAAAGCTGTTGAGACTGTTCACAACTTGTGTTGCAATGAGAACAAAGGGGCGTCTGAGCTTGTGGCCGAGCTGAGCACCCTCTACCAGTGTATCAG GTTTCCAGTGGTGGCCATGGGTGTGCTGAAGTGGGTGGACTGGACTGTGTCAGAGCCGAGGTACTTCCAGCTGCAGACGGACCACACCCCGGTGCACCTGGCACTGCTGGACGAG GTCCTGCAGCTGCTGGTGAAGCTCTTCGAGACAGAGCATTCCCAGCTGGACGTGATGGAGCAG CTCGAGTTGAAGAAGACCCTCCTGGACAGGATGGTGCACCTGCTGAGCCGGGGCTACGTGCTCCCCGTGGTCAGTTACATCCGCAAGTGTCTGGAGAAGCTGGACACCGACATCTCCCTCATTCGCCACTTTGTGACTGAG GTGCTCGACGTCATCGCGCCCCCCTACACCTCTGACTTCGTGCAGCTTTTCCTTCCTATCCTGGAGAACGACAGCATCGCCGGCACCATTAAAACAGAAGGTGAACACGACCCTGTGACAGAGTTTATAG CTCACTGCAAGTCTAACTTCATCTTGGTGAACTGA
- the NELFCD gene encoding negative elongation factor C/D isoform X4: MAGAAPGAIMDEDYFGSAAEWGDEADGGQQEEDYGEGEDDAEVQQECLHKFSTRDYIMEPSIFNTLKRYFQAGGSPENVIQLLSENYTAVAQTVNLLAEWLIQTGVEPVQVQETVENHLKSLLIKHFDPRKADSIFTEEGETPAWLEQMIAHTTWRDLFYKLAEAHPDCLMLNFTVKLISDAGYQGEITSVSTACQQLEVFSRVLRTSLATILDGGEENLEKNLPEFAMVCHGEHTYLFAQALMSVLAQEEQGGSAVRRAAQEVQRFAQERGHDASQITLALGTAASYPRACQALGAMLSKGALNPADITVLFKMFTSMDPPPVELIRVPAFLDLFMQSLFKPGARINQDHKHKYIHILAYAASVVETWKKNKRVSINKDELKSTSKAVETVHNLCCNENKGASELVAELSTLYQCIRFPVVAMGVLKWVDWTVSEPRYFQLQTDHTPVHLALLDEISTCHQLLHPQVLQLLVKLFETEHSQLDVMEQLELKKTLLDRMVHLLSRGYVLPVVSYIRKCLEKLDTDISLIRHFVTEVLDVIAPPYTSDFVQLFLPILENDSIAGTIKTEGEHDPVTEFIAHCKSNFILVN, from the exons ATGGCGGGGGCCGCGCCGGGCGCCATCATGGACGAGGACTACTTCGGGAGCGCGGCCGAGTGGGGCGACGAGGCGGACGGCGGCCAG CAGGAGGAGGATTATGGAGAGGGAGAAGATGATGCCGAGGTCCAGCAAGAGTGCCTACATAAATTTTCTACCCGGGATTATATAATGGAACCCTCCATCTTTAACACTCTAAAGAG gtattttcagGCGGGAGGGTCTCCAGAGAACGTTATCCAGCTCTTGTCAGAGAACTACACTGCTGTGGCCCAGACCGTCAACCTGCTGGCCGAGTGGCTCATTCAGACAG GTGTTGAACCAGTGCAGGTTCAGGAAACTGTGGAAAATCATCTGAAGAGTTTACTGATCAAACATTTCGACCCCCGCAAAGCAGATTCTATCTTTACTGAAGAAGGAGAG ACCCCCGCTTGGCTTGAACAAATGATTGCACATACCACGTGGAGAGACCTTTTCTACAAACTGGCTGAAGCCCACCCAGACTGTTTGATGCTCAACTTCACTGTTAAG CTTATCTCCGACGCAGGGTACCAAGGGGAGATCACCAGCGTGTCCACGGCCTGCCAGCAGCTGGAGGTGTTTTCTAGAGTGCTTCGTACCTCTCTAGCTACGATTTTGGACGGAGGCGAAGAAAACCTCGAAAAAAATCTCCCCGAGTTTGCT ATGGTGTGTCACGGGGAGCACACGTATCTGTTCGCCCAGGCCCTGATGTCCGTGCTGGCCCAGGAGGAGCAGGGGGGCTCGGCCGTGCGCAGGGCCGCACAGGAGGTCCAGCGCTTCGCCCAGGAGAG AGGCCATGACGCCAGTCAGATCACGCTCGCACTGGGCACAGCTGCCTCCTACCCCCGGGCGTGTCAGGCCCTTGGGGCTATGTTGTCCAAGGGAGCCCTGAATCCGGCCGACATCACAGTCCTGTTCAAGATGTTTACAAGCATGGACCCGCCTCCTGTTGAACTC ATCCGGGTGCCAGCTTTCCTGGACCTGTTCATGCAGTCACTCTTTAAACCAGGGGCCAGGATCAACCAGGACCACAAGCATAAGTACATCCACATCTTAGCATATGCAGCGAGCGTGGTGGAGACCTGGAAGAAG AACAAGCGAGTCAGCATCAATAAAGACGAGCTGAAGTCAACATCGAAAGCTGTTGAGACTGTTCACAACTTGTGTTGCAATGAGAACAAAGGGGCGTCTGAGCTTGTGGCCGAGCTGAGCACCCTCTACCAGTGTATCAG GTTTCCAGTGGTGGCCATGGGTGTGCTGAAGTGGGTGGACTGGACTGTGTCAGAGCCGAGGTACTTCCAGCTGCAGACGGACCACACCCCGGTGCACCTGGCACTGCTGGACGAG ATCAGCACCTGCCACCAGCTCCTCCACCCGCAGGTCCTGCAGCTGCTGGTGAAGCTCTTCGAGACAGAGCATTCCCAGCTGGACGTGATGGAGCAG CTCGAGTTGAAGAAGACCCTCCTGGACAGGATGGTGCACCTGCTGAGCCGGGGCTACGTGCTCCCCGTGGTCAGTTACATCCGCAAGTGTCTGGAGAAGCTGGACACCGACATCTCCCTCATTCGCCACTTTGTGACTGAG GTGCTCGACGTCATCGCGCCCCCCTACACCTCTGACTTCGTGCAGCTTTTCCTTCCTATCCTGGAGAACGACAGCATCGCCGGCACCATTAAAACAGAAGGTGAACACGACCCTGTGACAGAGTTTATAG CTCACTGCAAGTCTAACTTCATCTTGGTGAACTGA
- the NELFCD gene encoding negative elongation factor C/D isoform X2: MAGAAPGAIMDEDYFGSAAEWGDEADGGQEEDYGEGEDDAEVQQECLHKFSTRDYIMEPSIFNTLKRYFQAGGSPENVIQLLSENYTAVAQTVNLLAEWLIQTGVEPVQVQETVENHLKSLLIKHFDPRKADSIFTEEGETPAWLEQMIAHTTWRDLFYKLAEAHPDCLMLNFTVKLISDAGYQGEITSVSTACQQLEVFSRVLRTSLATILDGGEENLEKNLPEFAKMVCHGEHTYLFAQALMSVLAQEEQGGSAVRRAAQEVQRFAQERGHDASQITLALGTAASYPRACQALGAMLSKGALNPADITVLFKMFTSMDPPPVELIRVPAFLDLFMQSLFKPGARINQDHKHKYIHILAYAASVVETWKKNKRVSINKDELKSTSKAVETVHNLCCNENKGASELVAELSTLYQCIRFPVVAMGVLKWVDWTVSEPRYFQLQTDHTPVHLALLDEISTCHQLLHPQVLQLLVKLFETEHSQLDVMEQVSGQPEGWAAQREGGPFLSLVAPPVQLELKKTLLDRMVHLLSRGYVLPVVSYIRKCLEKLDTDISLIRHFVTEVLDVIAPPYTSDFVQLFLPILENDSIAGTIKTEGEHDPVTEFIAHCKSNFILVN; the protein is encoded by the exons ATGGCGGGGGCCGCGCCGGGCGCCATCATGGACGAGGACTACTTCGGGAGCGCGGCCGAGTGGGGCGACGAGGCGGACGGCGGCCAG GAGGAGGATTATGGAGAGGGAGAAGATGATGCCGAGGTCCAGCAAGAGTGCCTACATAAATTTTCTACCCGGGATTATATAATGGAACCCTCCATCTTTAACACTCTAAAGAG gtattttcagGCGGGAGGGTCTCCAGAGAACGTTATCCAGCTCTTGTCAGAGAACTACACTGCTGTGGCCCAGACCGTCAACCTGCTGGCCGAGTGGCTCATTCAGACAG GTGTTGAACCAGTGCAGGTTCAGGAAACTGTGGAAAATCATCTGAAGAGTTTACTGATCAAACATTTCGACCCCCGCAAAGCAGATTCTATCTTTACTGAAGAAGGAGAG ACCCCCGCTTGGCTTGAACAAATGATTGCACATACCACGTGGAGAGACCTTTTCTACAAACTGGCTGAAGCCCACCCAGACTGTTTGATGCTCAACTTCACTGTTAAG CTTATCTCCGACGCAGGGTACCAAGGGGAGATCACCAGCGTGTCCACGGCCTGCCAGCAGCTGGAGGTGTTTTCTAGAGTGCTTCGTACCTCTCTAGCTACGATTTTGGACGGAGGCGAAGAAAACCTCGAAAAAAATCTCCCCGAGTTTGCT AAGATGGTGTGTCACGGGGAGCACACGTATCTGTTCGCCCAGGCCCTGATGTCCGTGCTGGCCCAGGAGGAGCAGGGGGGCTCGGCCGTGCGCAGGGCCGCACAGGAGGTCCAGCGCTTCGCCCAGGAGAG AGGCCATGACGCCAGTCAGATCACGCTCGCACTGGGCACAGCTGCCTCCTACCCCCGGGCGTGTCAGGCCCTTGGGGCTATGTTGTCCAAGGGAGCCCTGAATCCGGCCGACATCACAGTCCTGTTCAAGATGTTTACAAGCATGGACCCGCCTCCTGTTGAACTC ATCCGGGTGCCAGCTTTCCTGGACCTGTTCATGCAGTCACTCTTTAAACCAGGGGCCAGGATCAACCAGGACCACAAGCATAAGTACATCCACATCTTAGCATATGCAGCGAGCGTGGTGGAGACCTGGAAGAAG AACAAGCGAGTCAGCATCAATAAAGACGAGCTGAAGTCAACATCGAAAGCTGTTGAGACTGTTCACAACTTGTGTTGCAATGAGAACAAAGGGGCGTCTGAGCTTGTGGCCGAGCTGAGCACCCTCTACCAGTGTATCAG GTTTCCAGTGGTGGCCATGGGTGTGCTGAAGTGGGTGGACTGGACTGTGTCAGAGCCGAGGTACTTCCAGCTGCAGACGGACCACACCCCGGTGCACCTGGCACTGCTGGACGAG ATCAGCACCTGCCACCAGCTCCTCCACCCGCAGGTCCTGCAGCTGCTGGTGAAGCTCTTCGAGACAGAGCATTCCCAGCTGGACGTGATGGAGCAGGTGAGCGGGCAGCCCGAGGGCTGGGCTGCACAGCGGGAAGGCGGCCCCTTTCTCAGCCTTGTCGCCCCACCCGTGCAGCTCGAGTTGAAGAAGACCCTCCTGGACAGGATGGTGCACCTGCTGAGCCGGGGCTACGTGCTCCCCGTGGTCAGTTACATCCGCAAGTGTCTGGAGAAGCTGGACACCGACATCTCCCTCATTCGCCACTTTGTGACTGAG GTGCTCGACGTCATCGCGCCCCCCTACACCTCTGACTTCGTGCAGCTTTTCCTTCCTATCCTGGAGAACGACAGCATCGCCGGCACCATTAAAACAGAAGGTGAACACGACCCTGTGACAGAGTTTATAG CTCACTGCAAGTCTAACTTCATCTTGGTGAACTGA
- the NELFCD gene encoding negative elongation factor C/D isoform X1 produces the protein MAGAAPGAIMDEDYFGSAAEWGDEADGGQQEEDYGEGEDDAEVQQECLHKFSTRDYIMEPSIFNTLKRYFQAGGSPENVIQLLSENYTAVAQTVNLLAEWLIQTGVEPVQVQETVENHLKSLLIKHFDPRKADSIFTEEGETPAWLEQMIAHTTWRDLFYKLAEAHPDCLMLNFTVKLISDAGYQGEITSVSTACQQLEVFSRVLRTSLATILDGGEENLEKNLPEFAKMVCHGEHTYLFAQALMSVLAQEEQGGSAVRRAAQEVQRFAQERGHDASQITLALGTAASYPRACQALGAMLSKGALNPADITVLFKMFTSMDPPPVELIRVPAFLDLFMQSLFKPGARINQDHKHKYIHILAYAASVVETWKKNKRVSINKDELKSTSKAVETVHNLCCNENKGASELVAELSTLYQCIRFPVVAMGVLKWVDWTVSEPRYFQLQTDHTPVHLALLDEISTCHQLLHPQVLQLLVKLFETEHSQLDVMEQVSGQPEGWAAQREGGPFLSLVAPPVQLELKKTLLDRMVHLLSRGYVLPVVSYIRKCLEKLDTDISLIRHFVTEVLDVIAPPYTSDFVQLFLPILENDSIAGTIKTEGEHDPVTEFIAHCKSNFILVN, from the exons ATGGCGGGGGCCGCGCCGGGCGCCATCATGGACGAGGACTACTTCGGGAGCGCGGCCGAGTGGGGCGACGAGGCGGACGGCGGCCAG CAGGAGGAGGATTATGGAGAGGGAGAAGATGATGCCGAGGTCCAGCAAGAGTGCCTACATAAATTTTCTACCCGGGATTATATAATGGAACCCTCCATCTTTAACACTCTAAAGAG gtattttcagGCGGGAGGGTCTCCAGAGAACGTTATCCAGCTCTTGTCAGAGAACTACACTGCTGTGGCCCAGACCGTCAACCTGCTGGCCGAGTGGCTCATTCAGACAG GTGTTGAACCAGTGCAGGTTCAGGAAACTGTGGAAAATCATCTGAAGAGTTTACTGATCAAACATTTCGACCCCCGCAAAGCAGATTCTATCTTTACTGAAGAAGGAGAG ACCCCCGCTTGGCTTGAACAAATGATTGCACATACCACGTGGAGAGACCTTTTCTACAAACTGGCTGAAGCCCACCCAGACTGTTTGATGCTCAACTTCACTGTTAAG CTTATCTCCGACGCAGGGTACCAAGGGGAGATCACCAGCGTGTCCACGGCCTGCCAGCAGCTGGAGGTGTTTTCTAGAGTGCTTCGTACCTCTCTAGCTACGATTTTGGACGGAGGCGAAGAAAACCTCGAAAAAAATCTCCCCGAGTTTGCT AAGATGGTGTGTCACGGGGAGCACACGTATCTGTTCGCCCAGGCCCTGATGTCCGTGCTGGCCCAGGAGGAGCAGGGGGGCTCGGCCGTGCGCAGGGCCGCACAGGAGGTCCAGCGCTTCGCCCAGGAGAG AGGCCATGACGCCAGTCAGATCACGCTCGCACTGGGCACAGCTGCCTCCTACCCCCGGGCGTGTCAGGCCCTTGGGGCTATGTTGTCCAAGGGAGCCCTGAATCCGGCCGACATCACAGTCCTGTTCAAGATGTTTACAAGCATGGACCCGCCTCCTGTTGAACTC ATCCGGGTGCCAGCTTTCCTGGACCTGTTCATGCAGTCACTCTTTAAACCAGGGGCCAGGATCAACCAGGACCACAAGCATAAGTACATCCACATCTTAGCATATGCAGCGAGCGTGGTGGAGACCTGGAAGAAG AACAAGCGAGTCAGCATCAATAAAGACGAGCTGAAGTCAACATCGAAAGCTGTTGAGACTGTTCACAACTTGTGTTGCAATGAGAACAAAGGGGCGTCTGAGCTTGTGGCCGAGCTGAGCACCCTCTACCAGTGTATCAG GTTTCCAGTGGTGGCCATGGGTGTGCTGAAGTGGGTGGACTGGACTGTGTCAGAGCCGAGGTACTTCCAGCTGCAGACGGACCACACCCCGGTGCACCTGGCACTGCTGGACGAG ATCAGCACCTGCCACCAGCTCCTCCACCCGCAGGTCCTGCAGCTGCTGGTGAAGCTCTTCGAGACAGAGCATTCCCAGCTGGACGTGATGGAGCAGGTGAGCGGGCAGCCCGAGGGCTGGGCTGCACAGCGGGAAGGCGGCCCCTTTCTCAGCCTTGTCGCCCCACCCGTGCAGCTCGAGTTGAAGAAGACCCTCCTGGACAGGATGGTGCACCTGCTGAGCCGGGGCTACGTGCTCCCCGTGGTCAGTTACATCCGCAAGTGTCTGGAGAAGCTGGACACCGACATCTCCCTCATTCGCCACTTTGTGACTGAG GTGCTCGACGTCATCGCGCCCCCCTACACCTCTGACTTCGTGCAGCTTTTCCTTCCTATCCTGGAGAACGACAGCATCGCCGGCACCATTAAAACAGAAGGTGAACACGACCCTGTGACAGAGTTTATAG CTCACTGCAAGTCTAACTTCATCTTGGTGAACTGA
- the NELFCD gene encoding negative elongation factor C/D isoform X3 has translation MAGAAPGAIMDEDYFGSAAEWGDEADGGQQEEDYGEGEDDAEVQQECLHKFSTRDYIMEPSIFNTLKRYFQAGGSPENVIQLLSENYTAVAQTVNLLAEWLIQTGVEPVQVQETVENHLKSLLIKHFDPRKADSIFTEEGETPAWLEQMIAHTTWRDLFYKLAEAHPDCLMLNFTVKLISDAGYQGEITSVSTACQQLEVFSRVLRTSLATILDGGEENLEKNLPEFAKMVCHGEHTYLFAQALMSVLAQEEQGGSAVRRAAQEVQRFAQERGHDASQITLALGTAASYPRACQALGAMLSKGALNPADITVLFKMFTSMDPPPVELIRVPAFLDLFMQSLFKPGARINQDHKHKYIHILAYAASVVETWKKNKRVSINKDELKSTSKAVETVHNLCCNENKGASELVAELSTLYQCIRFPVVAMGVLKWVDWTVSEPRYFQLQTDHTPVHLALLDEISTCHQLLHPQVLQLLVKLFETEHSQLDVMEQLELKKTLLDRMVHLLSRGYVLPVVSYIRKCLEKLDTDISLIRHFVTEVLDVIAPPYTSDFVQLFLPILENDSIAGTIKTEGEHDPVTEFIAHCKSNFILVN, from the exons ATGGCGGGGGCCGCGCCGGGCGCCATCATGGACGAGGACTACTTCGGGAGCGCGGCCGAGTGGGGCGACGAGGCGGACGGCGGCCAG CAGGAGGAGGATTATGGAGAGGGAGAAGATGATGCCGAGGTCCAGCAAGAGTGCCTACATAAATTTTCTACCCGGGATTATATAATGGAACCCTCCATCTTTAACACTCTAAAGAG gtattttcagGCGGGAGGGTCTCCAGAGAACGTTATCCAGCTCTTGTCAGAGAACTACACTGCTGTGGCCCAGACCGTCAACCTGCTGGCCGAGTGGCTCATTCAGACAG GTGTTGAACCAGTGCAGGTTCAGGAAACTGTGGAAAATCATCTGAAGAGTTTACTGATCAAACATTTCGACCCCCGCAAAGCAGATTCTATCTTTACTGAAGAAGGAGAG ACCCCCGCTTGGCTTGAACAAATGATTGCACATACCACGTGGAGAGACCTTTTCTACAAACTGGCTGAAGCCCACCCAGACTGTTTGATGCTCAACTTCACTGTTAAG CTTATCTCCGACGCAGGGTACCAAGGGGAGATCACCAGCGTGTCCACGGCCTGCCAGCAGCTGGAGGTGTTTTCTAGAGTGCTTCGTACCTCTCTAGCTACGATTTTGGACGGAGGCGAAGAAAACCTCGAAAAAAATCTCCCCGAGTTTGCT AAGATGGTGTGTCACGGGGAGCACACGTATCTGTTCGCCCAGGCCCTGATGTCCGTGCTGGCCCAGGAGGAGCAGGGGGGCTCGGCCGTGCGCAGGGCCGCACAGGAGGTCCAGCGCTTCGCCCAGGAGAG AGGCCATGACGCCAGTCAGATCACGCTCGCACTGGGCACAGCTGCCTCCTACCCCCGGGCGTGTCAGGCCCTTGGGGCTATGTTGTCCAAGGGAGCCCTGAATCCGGCCGACATCACAGTCCTGTTCAAGATGTTTACAAGCATGGACCCGCCTCCTGTTGAACTC ATCCGGGTGCCAGCTTTCCTGGACCTGTTCATGCAGTCACTCTTTAAACCAGGGGCCAGGATCAACCAGGACCACAAGCATAAGTACATCCACATCTTAGCATATGCAGCGAGCGTGGTGGAGACCTGGAAGAAG AACAAGCGAGTCAGCATCAATAAAGACGAGCTGAAGTCAACATCGAAAGCTGTTGAGACTGTTCACAACTTGTGTTGCAATGAGAACAAAGGGGCGTCTGAGCTTGTGGCCGAGCTGAGCACCCTCTACCAGTGTATCAG GTTTCCAGTGGTGGCCATGGGTGTGCTGAAGTGGGTGGACTGGACTGTGTCAGAGCCGAGGTACTTCCAGCTGCAGACGGACCACACCCCGGTGCACCTGGCACTGCTGGACGAG ATCAGCACCTGCCACCAGCTCCTCCACCCGCAGGTCCTGCAGCTGCTGGTGAAGCTCTTCGAGACAGAGCATTCCCAGCTGGACGTGATGGAGCAG CTCGAGTTGAAGAAGACCCTCCTGGACAGGATGGTGCACCTGCTGAGCCGGGGCTACGTGCTCCCCGTGGTCAGTTACATCCGCAAGTGTCTGGAGAAGCTGGACACCGACATCTCCCTCATTCGCCACTTTGTGACTGAG GTGCTCGACGTCATCGCGCCCCCCTACACCTCTGACTTCGTGCAGCTTTTCCTTCCTATCCTGGAGAACGACAGCATCGCCGGCACCATTAAAACAGAAGGTGAACACGACCCTGTGACAGAGTTTATAG CTCACTGCAAGTCTAACTTCATCTTGGTGAACTGA
- the NELFCD gene encoding negative elongation factor C/D isoform X6, whose protein sequence is MAGAAPGAIMDEDYFGSAAEWGDEADGGQQEEDYGEGEDDAEVQQECLHKFSTRDYIMEPSIFNTLKRYFQAGGSPENVIQLLSENYTAVAQTVNLLAEWLIQTGVEPVQVQETVENHLKSLLIKHFDPRKADSIFTEEGETPAWLEQMIAHTTWRDLFYKLAEAHPDCLMLNFTVKLISDAGYQGEITSVSTACQQLEVFSRVLRTSLATILDGGEENLEKNLPEFAALMSVLAQEEQGGSAVRRAAQEVQRFAQERGHDASQITLALGTAASYPRACQALGAMLSKGALNPADITVLFKMFTSMDPPPVELIRVPAFLDLFMQSLFKPGARINQDHKHKYIHILAYAASVVETWKKNKRVSINKDELKSTSKAVETVHNLCCNENKGASELVAELSTLYQCIRFPVVAMGVLKWVDWTVSEPRYFQLQTDHTPVHLALLDEISTCHQLLHPQVLQLLVKLFETEHSQLDVMEQLELKKTLLDRMVHLLSRGYVLPVVSYIRKCLEKLDTDISLIRHFVTEVLDVIAPPYTSDFVQLFLPILENDSIAGTIKTEGEHDPVTEFIAHCKSNFILVN, encoded by the exons ATGGCGGGGGCCGCGCCGGGCGCCATCATGGACGAGGACTACTTCGGGAGCGCGGCCGAGTGGGGCGACGAGGCGGACGGCGGCCAG CAGGAGGAGGATTATGGAGAGGGAGAAGATGATGCCGAGGTCCAGCAAGAGTGCCTACATAAATTTTCTACCCGGGATTATATAATGGAACCCTCCATCTTTAACACTCTAAAGAG gtattttcagGCGGGAGGGTCTCCAGAGAACGTTATCCAGCTCTTGTCAGAGAACTACACTGCTGTGGCCCAGACCGTCAACCTGCTGGCCGAGTGGCTCATTCAGACAG GTGTTGAACCAGTGCAGGTTCAGGAAACTGTGGAAAATCATCTGAAGAGTTTACTGATCAAACATTTCGACCCCCGCAAAGCAGATTCTATCTTTACTGAAGAAGGAGAG ACCCCCGCTTGGCTTGAACAAATGATTGCACATACCACGTGGAGAGACCTTTTCTACAAACTGGCTGAAGCCCACCCAGACTGTTTGATGCTCAACTTCACTGTTAAG CTTATCTCCGACGCAGGGTACCAAGGGGAGATCACCAGCGTGTCCACGGCCTGCCAGCAGCTGGAGGTGTTTTCTAGAGTGCTTCGTACCTCTCTAGCTACGATTTTGGACGGAGGCGAAGAAAACCTCGAAAAAAATCTCCCCGAGTTTGCT GCCCTGATGTCCGTGCTGGCCCAGGAGGAGCAGGGGGGCTCGGCCGTGCGCAGGGCCGCACAGGAGGTCCAGCGCTTCGCCCAGGAGAG AGGCCATGACGCCAGTCAGATCACGCTCGCACTGGGCACAGCTGCCTCCTACCCCCGGGCGTGTCAGGCCCTTGGGGCTATGTTGTCCAAGGGAGCCCTGAATCCGGCCGACATCACAGTCCTGTTCAAGATGTTTACAAGCATGGACCCGCCTCCTGTTGAACTC ATCCGGGTGCCAGCTTTCCTGGACCTGTTCATGCAGTCACTCTTTAAACCAGGGGCCAGGATCAACCAGGACCACAAGCATAAGTACATCCACATCTTAGCATATGCAGCGAGCGTGGTGGAGACCTGGAAGAAG AACAAGCGAGTCAGCATCAATAAAGACGAGCTGAAGTCAACATCGAAAGCTGTTGAGACTGTTCACAACTTGTGTTGCAATGAGAACAAAGGGGCGTCTGAGCTTGTGGCCGAGCTGAGCACCCTCTACCAGTGTATCAG GTTTCCAGTGGTGGCCATGGGTGTGCTGAAGTGGGTGGACTGGACTGTGTCAGAGCCGAGGTACTTCCAGCTGCAGACGGACCACACCCCGGTGCACCTGGCACTGCTGGACGAG ATCAGCACCTGCCACCAGCTCCTCCACCCGCAGGTCCTGCAGCTGCTGGTGAAGCTCTTCGAGACAGAGCATTCCCAGCTGGACGTGATGGAGCAG CTCGAGTTGAAGAAGACCCTCCTGGACAGGATGGTGCACCTGCTGAGCCGGGGCTACGTGCTCCCCGTGGTCAGTTACATCCGCAAGTGTCTGGAGAAGCTGGACACCGACATCTCCCTCATTCGCCACTTTGTGACTGAG GTGCTCGACGTCATCGCGCCCCCCTACACCTCTGACTTCGTGCAGCTTTTCCTTCCTATCCTGGAGAACGACAGCATCGCCGGCACCATTAAAACAGAAGGTGAACACGACCCTGTGACAGAGTTTATAG CTCACTGCAAGTCTAACTTCATCTTGGTGAACTGA